In Chaetodon auriga isolate fChaAug3 chromosome 22, fChaAug3.hap1, whole genome shotgun sequence, the genomic window GAACCATCTACACCTCCCTGTACAATGAGCTCAGGAAGGTGGTGACGATGGGGCGTCACAGCCAGCCGGGCTCCGCTTCCTACCTGGAGGACCTGCTGTCGCACctgtcagagcagctgtgcCACTTCACCCAGGCCCGCATGGAGATGGCCGACCTGTACGAGAAAATGCACTCGCTGGGCAGCCAGAAGAGCATCAACTCCGAGGAGCTGGTCACCACGCTGGAGGCCATCCTGCACAAATACAGCACCAAGTGTGTGAcaagtgttttcattgtgtaGTAGTTTCTAAAATGACATTCTTTAATCCTGTTCTTTTAAGAAAACAAGTATTTACCCAAATTAAGGCTTGAACATTTCATCCACCACTGAATCCGTGAggtaaaagacagaaacatgcaggGGAGGGAATGACAGATTGGGGTTGGAGGAGGAAAACTTTCTGCTTAATCCAGCAAACGCAGGATTCCACCTTTTCCCCTGAGACGTGTCAGCGAAAATGTGTCCTGCGACTGCAGCAGGAACAGACTGCAGGCTGAGGACGACACAGCACACGACTGATGTGAGCGAGCAGTGAAGGGTGAAGGTGATGTTCATCTGCAGACCTGGAGGAATATATGGACCccagatgctgtgtgtgtgtgtgtgtgtgtgtgtgtgtgtgtgtgtgtgtgtgaagtcacaCTCAGATCCAGATTTAATTGCAAATGTGTTCTCAGCACGACGGCTGCTTTCAGGTCACTACAAATTAGGTCAGCCGCTGTCTTTGCATGCGTTTGCTTTTGTTCCTGTTTAACTACTAACCTCCTCTTGCTCGCTCCCTCAGGTTCCATCACCCCATCCTGTGCCGTGTGGAGGAGGGCTTCCAGATGGAGGTAGACGTGGTGACCCAGTTGCTGCGCTGCCAGACCCAGGTGTCAGAGTGGAGCTTCCTGCCGGCTCTGCTCAGCCTGCACGGCGCCAACTCCAAGCTCACCGCCTGGGGTCAGCTTTTCCAGCGGCAGAAAGAGACCCGCAAGCACCTGTTCGGAGGTCAGTCCCAGAGGGCGGTGCAGCCTCCCCACCTGTACGTGTGGCTGCAGCGCTTCCAGGCGGCGCTCCTCGCCAAGTTCAGCTTCTACTTCCACGAAGCGCTGAGCCGGCAGACGGCGCCGGCCGACATGAGAGCCCTGACCGCCCGCACCACGCCGGACTACCACGGCAAGATCAGCTCCTTCATCCGCAAACACGACGCCAGCAACGTGTCTCTGGTGTTCGACAACCGCGGCTCCGAAAGCTTCCAGGGCCACGGCTACCACCACCCGCACTCGTACCGAGAAGCGCCGAAGGGCGTGGAGCAGTTCCCCGCCGTGGTGTCCTTGCCGTCCGGAGAGCGGCCGCTCACGCACTGGCCCAACGTCATCATGATGATGGGAGACCGCGCCGCCGAGCTCAACACTCTGGACAAAGTGGTGCACTTCTACGACGACAAGGTCCAGAGCACCTACTACCTGACGCGGCCCGAGCCGCACTTCACTCTGGTGGTGATCTTTGACGGCAGGAAGTCCGAGAAGGATCTGCACATCGCCGCCTTCCTGCAGGAGATCTCGGGCTCGCTGCGGAACTCCAAACCCTTCAGCACCCTCAAACCCGGATCGAAGGGCTGAGCTGACCTCAAATCATCTCTCAGATGACTGAAATGCTTCATCTTCTTGTGGAAACTGTTTCCTGTGGTCCAACAGCTGGTCCTCCTGTTGCTCTGAATCTTATTTTGCCAAAAATGTTCCAGACCAAAGAGACGCACCAGTTCAACTCCTCTGTGAATTAATGTTTCTCTGCTTCTGAGGCCTCGACGAACACGAAGCTGCTGACTCTTAAAGCCTTTATTTAAGATTTTTAATTTGCACCAATTACtgttttaacatttgttttatttttattagctTGCATTTTCTGTTCTTGATACAATCTGAATAAAGCTCTGAGATGATTACGCAGCTGGCCTCATCTCCTGAACAGTGAACCAGTCATAGTCAAAGTCATAAAACGGCAAATTCTGATTTTGGTTTTGACCTCAAAAAGCCAGAAAGTTGAATCATTAAAATCTTTtagcaaacagaaataaatactctG contains:
- the kics2 gene encoding KICSTOR subunit 2 produces the protein MMEVEELRPVPRERAILESFFTQLGMFSFDRAKDYVEKEKDNSKSAGAIWAALLAALAHLAAAEKAYHNMTFLGQKMGGQSFFSRKDSIRTIYTSLYNELRKVVTMGRHSQPGSASYLEDLLSHLSEQLCHFTQARMEMADLYEKMHSLGSQKSINSEELVTTLEAILHKYSTKFHHPILCRVEEGFQMEVDVVTQLLRCQTQVSEWSFLPALLSLHGANSKLTAWGQLFQRQKETRKHLFGGQSQRAVQPPHLYVWLQRFQAALLAKFSFYFHEALSRQTAPADMRALTARTTPDYHGKISSFIRKHDASNVSLVFDNRGSESFQGHGYHHPHSYREAPKGVEQFPAVVSLPSGERPLTHWPNVIMMMGDRAAELNTLDKVVHFYDDKVQSTYYLTRPEPHFTLVVIFDGRKSEKDLHIAAFLQEISGSLRNSKPFSTLKPGSKG